The Vulpes vulpes isolate BD-2025 chromosome 10, VulVul3, whole genome shotgun sequence genome has a window encoding:
- the SMIM12 gene encoding small integral membrane protein 12 translates to MWPVLWTVVRTYAPYVTFPVAFVVGAVGYHLEWFIRGKDPQPVEEEKSISERREDRKLDELLGKDHTQVVSLKDKLEFAPKAVLNRNRPEKN, encoded by the coding sequence ATGTGGCCTGTGCTTTGGACCGTGGTACGTACCTATGCTCCCTATGTCACGTTTCCTGTGGCCTTTGTGGTCGGGGCTGTGGGTTACCACTTGGAATGGTTCATCCGGGGAAAGGATCCCCAGCctgtggaggaggagaagagcaTCTCTGAGCGCCGGGAGGACCGCAAGCTGGATGAACTGCTAGGCAAGGACCACACCCAGGTGGTGAGCCTTAAGGACAAGCTGGAATTTGCTCCTAAAGCCGTCCTGAACAGAAACCGCCCGGAAAAGAATTAA